The following proteins are co-located in the Gorilla gorilla gorilla isolate KB3781 chromosome 18, NHGRI_mGorGor1-v2.1_pri, whole genome shotgun sequence genome:
- the LOC129527692 gene encoding serine/arginine repetitive matrix protein 2-like isoform X5, whose product MFCCLGYEWLSGGCKTWHSTWVINTLADHHHRGTDFDESPWLHIIIEFPRSYEVVITLWTVYLWLSFLKTIFQSENGHDGSTDVQQRAWRSNRRRQEGLRSICMHTKKRVSSFPGIKIGLEDICPLRKQVETKVQAKIRKTKVIKKVNHHYKINGKRKTAKKQKMFQRAQELRRRAEDYHKCKIPPSARKPLCNWVRMAAAEHRHSSGLPHWPYLTVETLKNRMGHQPPPPTQQHSITDNSLSLKTPSECPLTPLPPSPPPSADDNLKTPPLATQEAEAEKTPKPERRRAADVQPTPERPRAADVQPSPKPERPRAAEMEPSSPEPERPRVADVEPPPKPERQRAADVQPSPKPERPRAADVQPTPKPERPRAADVQPPPKPERPRAADVQPPPKPERRRAADVEPSSPEPERPRVADVEPPPKPERPRATDVQPSPRGEGPLTCNQHRNPRGGGSLTCNHRRNPRGGGPLICNHRSNPRGQGPLTCNHHHPNPRGGGSLTWKHHRNPRGRGPLTWNCHHPNPRGRGPLTWNHHRNPRGLGPLTCNHHRNPRGGGPLTSNQHRNPRGRGPLTWNHHHPNPRGGGSLMWNHHRNPRGRGPLTCNHRRNPRGRAPLTCNHHHPNPRGGGSLTWNHHRNPRVRGPLTCSHHRNPRVRGPLTWNHHHPNPERRRAADVQPPPKPERPRAADVDPSSPEPERPRVADVEPPPKPERPRAADVQPSPKPERPRAADVQPSLKPERPRAADMEPSSPEPERPRAADMQPSPKPERPRAADVEPSSPEPERPRVGDVEPPPKPERQRAADVQPSPKPERPRANDVQPSPKPERQRAADVQPSPKPERPRAADMEPSSPEPERPRVGDVEPPPKPERQRAADVQPSPKPERPKAADVQPPPKPERRRAADVEPSSPEPERPRAADVQPPPKPERRRAADVQPSPKPERQRAADVQPSPKPERPRAADVEPPPKPERPRAADVQPSPKPERPRAADVEPSSPEPERPSVADVQPSPKPERRRAADVQPPPKPERRRAADVEPSSPEPERPRVADVEPPPKPERPRAADVQPSPKPERPRAADVQPPPKPERPRAADVQPSPKPERPKAADVQPSPKPKRPRATDVEPPPKPERPRAADVQPSPKPERPRAANMEPSSPEPERPRVADVEPPPKPERPRAADVQPSPKPERPRAADVQPSPKPERPRAADMEPSSPEPERPRVADVQPSLKPERRRAADVQPSPKPERPRAADTEPSSPEPERPRVADVEPPPKPERPRAADVEPPPKPERPRVADVEPPPKPERPRAADVQPSSKPERRRATDVQPSPKPERPRAADMEPSSPEPERPRVADVEPPPKPERPRAADVQPSPKPERRRAADVQPTPKPERPRAADVQPTPKPERRRAADVQPSPNPERRRAADVQPTPERPRAADVQPSPKPERPRATDVEPSSPEPKRRRVTDVEPPPKPERPRAADVQPSPKHERRRAADVPPSPKPERRGAADMQPSPKPERPRAADMETSSPEPERPRAADVQPPPKPERPRAADMEPSSPEPERPRAADVQPSPKPERPRAADVQPSPKPERRGAADMQPSPKPERPRAADMEPSSPEPERPRVADVEPPPKPERQRAADVQPTPKPERRRAADVQPSPKPERPRAADMEPSSPEPERPRAADVQPSPKPERRRAADVQPSPKPERPRAADVQPTPKPERPRAADVQPSPKPERRRAADVQPSPNPERWRAADVQPSPNPERPRAADMEPSSPEPERPRAADVQPSPNPERPRAADMEPSSPEPERRRAADVQPSPKPERPRAADMEPSSPEPERPRVADVEPPPKPERPRVADVQPSPKPERPRAADVQPSPKPERPRAADMEPSSPEPERPRVADVEPPPKPERPRAADVQPTPKPERPRAADVQPSPKPERPRAADVQPSPKPEWRRAADVEPPPKPERRRAADVQPSPRGGGPLTCNQHRNPRGGGPLTCNHRQNPRGGEPLTWNHHHPNPRGRGPLTWNHHRNPRDGGSLTCNHRRNPRGRGPLTCNHRRNRRGGGPLTCNHRRNPRGGGPLTCNQHPRGLRPLTCNHHRNPRGEGPLTCNHRRNPRGRGPLTCNHHHPNPRGRGPLTWNHHRNPRGSLTCNHRRNPRGGGPLTCNHRRNPRGGGPLTCNQHTRGLGPLTCNHHRNPRGGGPLTCNQHRNPRGRGPLTCNHHRNPRGRGPLTWNHHHPNPRGGGSLTWNHHRNPRGRGPLTCNHHRNPRGRGPLTCSHCRNPRGRGPLTCNHHHPNPRGGVSLTWNHHRNPRGQGPLTWNHHHPNPERRRVADVEPPPKPERPRAADVQPSPKPEGRRAADMQPSPKPERPRAADVQPPPKPERPRAPDVEPSSPEPKRRRVADVQPSPKPERWRATDVQPSPKPERPRAADMEPSSPEPERPRAADMEPSSPEPERPRVADVQPPRKPKRPRAADVQPSTKPERPRAADVQPSPKPERRRAADVQPTPKPERRRATDVQPSPKPERPRAADMEPSSPEPERPRAADVQPSPKPERPRAADTEPSSPEPERPRVADVEPPPKPERPRAADVEPTPKPERPRAADVQPTPKPERPRAADVQPSPKPERPRAADVQPSPKPERRRAADVEPSSPEPKRRRVADVEPPPKPQRRRAADVQPSPRGREPLTCNHRRNPRGGGPLTCNQHRNPRGQGPLTWNHHHPNPRGRGSVTWNHHRNPRGRGSLTCNHRRNPRGGGPLTCNHRRNPRGRGPLTCNHHHPNPRGGGSLTCNHRRNPRGGGPLTCNQHTRGLGPLTCNHHRNPRGGGLLTCNQHRNPRGRGPLMWNHHHPNPRGGGSLTWNHHRNPRSRGPLMCNHHHPNPGRRRVADVEPPPKPERPRAADVQPSPKPERWRAADVQPPPKPEGPRAADVEPSSPEPKRRRVADVEPPPKPEGPRAADMQPPPKPERPRAADVQPTLKPERPRAPDVEPSSPEPKRRRVADVQPPPKPERPRAADVQPSPRGRGPLTCNQHRNPRGGGPLTCNHRQNPRDRGPLTWNHHHPNPRGRGPLTWNHHRNPRGGGSLTCNHRRNPRGRGPLTCNHRRNRRGGGPLTCNHRRNPRGGGPLTCNQHTRGLGPLTCNHHRNPRGGGPLTCNQHRNPRGRGPLTWNHHHPNPRGGGSLTWNHHRNPRGRGPLTCNHHRNPRGRGPLTCNHCRNPRGRGPLTCNHHHPNPRGGGSLTWNHHRNPRGRGPLTWNHHHPNPERPRAADVQPSPKPERPRAADVQPSPKPERPRAADVQPTPKPERPRAADVQPSPKPERRRAADVQPSPKPEKPRAADVQPPPKPERPRAADVEPSSPEPKRRRVADVEPPPKPERPRAADVQPPPKPERQRATDVQPPPKPERPRAADVQPTPKPERPRAPDMEPPCKLRRPRVADVEPSSPEPKRRRVADVQPPPKPERPRAADVQPSPKPERPRAADVQPTPKPERPRAADVQPSPRGGGPLTCNHRRNPRGGGPLTCNHRRNPRRGGPLTCNHRRNPRGGGPLMCNHRRNPRGRGPLTCNHHHPNPRGGV is encoded by the exons GAAAATGTTTCAACGTGCGCAAGAGTTGCGGCGGCGGGCAGAGGACTACCACAAATGCAAA ATCCCCCCTTCTGCAAGAAAGCCTCTTTGCAACTGG GTCAGAATGGCGGCAGCGGAGCATCGTCATTCTTCAGGATTGCCCCACTGGCCCTACCTCACagttgaaactttaaaaaacaggatGGGCCACCAGCCACCTCCTCCAACTCAACAACATTCTATAACTGATAACTCCCTGAGCCTCAAGACACCTTCCGAGTGTCcgctcactcctcttccaccctcacctccaccctcagcggatgataatctcaagacacctcccttagctactcaggaggctgaggcagaaaaaacacccaaacccgagaggcggagggccgctgacgtgcaaccaacacCCGAGAGGCctagggccgctgacgtgcaaccatcaccgaaacccgagaggccgagggccgctgagatggaaccatcatcacccgaacccgagaggccgagggtcgctgacgtggaaccaccaccgaaacccgagaggcagagggccgctgacgtgcaaccatcaccgaaacccgagaggccgagggccgctgacgtgcaaccaacaccgaaacccgagaggccgagggccgctgacgtgcaaccaccaccgaaacccgagaggccgagggcggctgacgtgcaaccaccaccgaaacccgagaggcggagggccgctgacgtggaaccatcatcacccgaacccgagaggccgagggtcgctgacgtggaaccaccaccgaaacccgagaggccgagggccactgacgtgcaaccatcaccgagaGGCgaagggccgctgacgtgcaaccaacaccgaaacccgagaggcggagggtcACTGACATGCAaccatcgccgaaacccgagaggcggagggccgctgataTGCAACCATCGCAGTAACCCGAGAGGCCAAGGGCCCCTGACttgcaaccatcatcacccgaacccaagaggcggagggtcgctgacgtggaagcaccaccgaaacccgagaggccgagggccactGACATGGAACtgtcatcacccgaacccaagaggcagagggccgctgacgtggaaccaccaccgaaacccgagaggcctaGGGCCACTGacatgcaaccatcaccgaaacccaagaggcggagggccgctgacgtccaaccaacaccgaaacccgagaggccgagggccgctgacatggaaccatcatcacccaaacccaagaggcggagggtcgctgatgtggaaccaccaccgaaacccgagaggcagggggccgctgacgtgcaaccatcgccgaaacccgagaggccgagcgcccctgacgtgcaaccatcatcacccgaacccaagaggcggagggtcgctgacgtggaaccaccaccgaaacccgagagtccgagggccgctgacgtgcagccatcaccgaaacccgagagtccgagggccgctgacgtggaaccatcatcacccgaaccccgagaggcggagggccgctgacgtgcaaccaccaccgaaacccgagaggccgagggccgctgacgtggatccatcatcacccgaacccgagaggccgagggtcgctgacgtggaaccaccaccgaaacccgagaggccgagggccgctgacgtgcaaccatcaccgaaacccgagaggccgagggccgctgacgtgcaaccatcactgaaacccgagaggccgagggccgctgacatggaaccatcatcacccgaacccgagaggccgagggccgctgacatgcaaccatcaccgaaacccgagaggccgagggccgctgacgtggaaccatcatcacccgaacccgagaggccgagggtcgGTGACGtcgaaccaccaccgaaacccgagaggcagagggccgctgatgtgcaaccatcaccgaaacccgagaggccgagggccaatgacgtgcaaccatcaccgaaacccgagaggcagagggccgctgacgtgcaaccatcaccgaaacccgagaggccgagggctgctgacatggaaccatcatcacccgaacccgagaggccgagggtcggtgacgtggaaccaccaccgaaacccgagaggcagagggccgctgacgtgcaaccatcaccaaaacccgagaggccgaaGGCCGCTGATGtgcaaccaccaccgaaacccgagaggcggagggccgctgacgtggaaccatcatcacccgaacccgagaggccgagggccgctgacgtgcaaccaccaccgaaacccgagaggcggagggccgctgacgtgcaaccatcaccgaaacccgagaggcagagggccgctgacgtgcaaccatcgccgaaacccgagaggccgagggccgctgacgtggaaccaccaccgaaacccgagaggccaagggccgctgacgtgcaaccatcaccgaaacccgagaggccgagggccgctgacgtggaaccatcatcacccgaacccgagaggccgagtgtcgctgacgtgcaaccatcaccgaaacccgagaggcggagggctgctgacgtgcaaccaccaccgaaacccgagaggcggagggccgctgacgtggaaccatcatcacccgaacccgagaggccgagggtcgctgacgtggaaccaccaccgaaacccgagaggccgagggccgctgacgtgcaaccatcaccgaaacccgagaggccgagggccgctgacgtacaaccaccaccgaaacccgagaggccgagggccgctgacgtgcaaccatcaccgaaacccgagaggccgaaggccgctgacgtgcaaccatcgccgAAACCCAAGAGGCCGAGGGccactgacgtggaaccaccaccgaaacccgagaggccgagggccgctgacgtgcaaccatcaccgaaacccgagaggccgagggccgctaacatggaaccatcatcacccgaacccgagaggccgagggtcgctgacgtggaaccaccaccgaaacccgagaggccgagggccgctgacgtgcaaccatcaccgaaacccgagaggccgagggccgctgacgtgcaaccatcaccgaaacccgagaggccgagggccgctgacatggaaccatcatcacccgaacccgagaggccgagggtcgctgacgtgcaaccatcactgaaacccgagaggcggagggccgctgacgtgcaaccatcaccaaaacccgagaggccgagggccgctgacacggaaccatcatcacccgaacccgagagaccgagggtcgctgacgtggaaccaccaccgaaacccgagaggccgagggccgctgacgtggaaccaccaccgaaacccgagaggccgagggtcgctgacgtggaaccaccaccgaaacccgagaggccgagggccgctgacgtgcaaccatcatcgaaacccgagaggcggagggccactgacgtgcaaccatcaccgaaacccgagaggccgagggccgctgacatggaaccatcatcacccgaacccgagaggccgagggtcgctgacgtggaaccaccaccaaaacccgagaggccgagggccgctgacgtgcaaccatcgccgaaacccgagaggcggagggccgctgacgtgcaaccaacaccgaaacccgagaggccgagggccgctgacgtgcaaccaacaccgaaacccgagaggcggagggccgctgacgtgcaaccatcgccgaaccccgagaggcggagggccgctgacgtgcaaccaacacCCGAGAGGCctagggccgctgacgtgcaaccatcgccgaaacccgagaggccgagggccactgacgtggaaccatcatcacctgaacccaagaggcggagggtcactgacgtggaaccaccaccgaaacccgagaggccgagggccgctgacgtgcaaccatcgccgaaacacgagaggcggagggccgctgacgtgccaccatcaccgaaacccgagaggcggggGGCCGCTGacatgcaaccatcaccgaaacccgagaggccgagggccgctgacatggAAACATCCTCAcccgaacccgagaggccgagggccgctgacgtgcaaccaccaccgaaacccgagaggccgagggccgctgacatggaaccatcatcacccgaacccgagaggccgagggccgctgacgtgcaaccatcaccgaaacccgagaggccgagggccgctgacgtgcaaccatcaccgaaacccgagaggcggggGGCCGCTGacatgcaaccatcaccgaaacccgagaggccgagggccgctgacatggaaccatcatcacccgaacccgagaggccgagggtcgctgacgtggaaccaccaccgaaaccggagaggcagagggccgctgacgtgcaaccaacaccgaaacccgagaggcggagggccgctgacgtgcaaccatcaccgaaacccgagaggccgagggccgctgacatggaaccatcatcacccgaacccgagaggccgagggccgctgacgtgcaaccatcaccaaaacccgagaggcggagggccgctgacgtgcaaccatcaccgaaacccgagaggccgagggccgctgacgtgcaaccaacaccgaaacccgagaggcctaGGGCCGctgatgtgcaaccatcaccgaaacccgagaggcggagggccgctgacgtgcaaccatcaccgaaccccgagaggtggagggccgctgacgtgcaaccatcaccgaaccccgagaggccgagggccgctgacatggaaccatcatcacccgaacccgagaggccgagggccgctgacgtgcaaccatcaccgaaccccgagaggccgagggccgctgacatggaaccatcatcacccgaacccgagaggcggagggccgctgacgtgcaaccatcaccgaaacccgagaggccgagggccgctgacatggaaccatcatcacccgaacccgagaggccgagggtcgctgacgtggaaccaccaccgaaacccgagaggccgagggtcgctgacgtgcaaccatcaccgaaacccgagaggccgagggccgctgacgtgcaaccatcaccgaaacccgagaggccgagggccgctgacatggaaccatcatcacccgaacccgagaggccgagggtcgctgacgtggaaccaccaccgaaacccgagaggccgagggccgctgacgtgcaaccaacaccgaaacccgagaggccgagggccgctgacgtgcaaccatcgccgaaacccgagaggcctagggccgctgacgtgcaaccatcaccgaaacccgagtggcggagggccgctgacgtggaaccaccaccgaaacccgagaggcggagggccgctgacgtgcaaccatcaccgagaggcggagggccgctgacgtgcaaccaacaccgaaacccgagaggcggagggccgctgacgtgcaaccaccgccaaaacccgagaggcggagagccgctgacgtggaaccatcatcacccgaacccaagaggcagagggccgctgacgtggaaccaccaccgaaacccgagagacGGAGGGTCGCTGACATGCAACcaccgccgaaacccgagaggccgagggccgctgacgtgcaaccaccgTCGAAACCGGAGAggtggagggccgctgacgtgcaaccatcgccgaaacccgagaggcggagggccgctgacgtgcaaccaacacCCGAGAGGCCTACGgccactgacgtgcaaccatcaccgaaacccaaGAGGCgaagggccgctgacgtgcaaccatcgccgaaacccgagaggccgagggcccctgacgtgcaaccatcatcacccgaacccaagaggcagaggaccgctgacgtggaaccaccaccgaaacccgcgagggtcgctgacgtgcaaccaccgccgaaacccgagaggcggagggccgctgacgtgcaaccatcgccgaaacccgagaggcggagggccgctgacgtgcaaccaacacACAAGAGGCCTAGGgccactgacgtgcaaccatcaccgaaacccaagaggcggagggccgctgacgtgcaaccaacaccgaaacccgagaggccgaggtccgctgacgtgcaaccatcaccgaaacccgagaggccgagggccgctgacatggaaccatcatcacccgaacccaagaggcggagggtcgctgacgtggaaccaccaccgaaacccgagaggcagagggccgctgacgtgcaaccatcaccgaaacccgagaggccgagggccgctgacctgcAGCCAttgccgaaacccgagaggtCGAGGGCccctgacgtgcaaccatcatcacccgaacccaagaggtggagtgtcgctgacgtggaaccaccaccgaaacccgagaggccaagggccgctgacgtggaaccatcatcacccgaaccccgagaggcggagggtcgctgacgtggaaccaccaccaaaacccgagaggccgagggccgctgacgtgcaaccatcgccgaaacccgaggggcggagggccgctgacatgcaaccatcgccgaaacccgagaggccgagggccgctgacgtgcaaccaccaccgaaacccgagaggccgagggcccctgacgtggaaccatcatcacccgaacccaagaggcggagggtcgctgacgtgcaaccatcaccgaaacccgagaggtggagggccactgacgtgcaaccatcaccgaaacccgagaggccgagggccgctgacatggaaccatcctcacccgaacccgagaggccgagggccgctgacatggaaccatcctcacccgaacccgagaggccgagggtcgctgacgtgcaaccaccaCGGAAACccaagaggccgagggccgctgacgtgcaaccatcgacgaaacccgagaggcctagggccgctgacgtgcaaccatcaccgaaacccgagaggcggagggccgctgacgtgcaaccaacaccgaaacccgagaggcggagggccactgacgtgcaaccatcaccgaaacccgagaggccgagggccgctgacatggaaccatcatcacccgaacccgagaggccgagggccgctgacgtgcaaccatcaccgaaacccgagaggccgagggccgctgacacggaaccatcatcacccgaacccgagaggccgagggtcgctgacgtggaaccaccaccgaaacccgagaggccgagggccgctgacgtggaaccaacaccgaaacccgagaggccgagggccgctgacgtgcaaccaacaccgaaacccgagaggccgagggccgctgatgtgcaaccatcgccgaaacccgagaggccgagggccgctgacgtgcaaccatcaccaaaacccgagaggcggagggccgctgacgtggaaccatcatcacccgaacccaagaggcggagggtcgctgatgtggaaccaccaccgaaaccccagaggcggagggccgctgacgtgcaaccatcaccgagaGGCAGAgagccgctgacgtgcaaccatcgccgaaacccaagaggcggagggccgctgacgtgcaaccaacaccgaaacccgagaggccaagggccgctgacatggaaccatcatcacccgaacccaagaggcagagggtcggtgacgtggaaccaccaccgaaacccgagaggccgagggtcgCTGACATGCAACcaccgccgaaacccgagaggcggagggccgctgacgtgcaaccatcgccgaaacccgagaggccgagggccccTGACttgcaaccatcatcacccgaacccaagaggcggagggtcgctgacgtgcaaccaccgtcgaaacccgagaggcggagggccgctgacgtgcaaccaacacACGAGAGGCCTAGGgccactgacgtgcaaccatcaccgaaacccaagaggcggagggctgctgacgtgcaaccaacaccgaaacccgagaggccgagggccgctgatgtggaaccatcatcacccgaacccaagagggggagggtcgctgacgtggaaccaccaccgaaacccgagaagCCGAGGGCCGCtgatgtgcaaccatcatcacccgaaccccggaaggcggagggtcgctgacgtggaaccaccaccgaaacccgagaggccgagggccgctgacgtgcaaccatcaccgaaacccgagaggtggagggccgctgacgtgcaaccaccaccgaaacccgaggggccaagggccgctgacgtggaaccatcatcacccgaacccaagaggcggagggtcgctgacgtggaaccaccaccgaaacccgaagggccgagggccgctgacatgCAACcaccgccgaaacccgagaggccgagggccgctgacgtgcaaccaacactgaaacccgagaggccgagggcccctgacgtggaaccatcatcacccgaacccaagaggcggagggtcgctgacgtgcaaccaccgccgaaacccgagaggccgagggccgctgacgtgcaaccatcaccgagaggccgagggccgctgacgtgcaaccaacaccgaaacccgagaggcggagggccgctgacgtgcaaccaccgccaaaacccgagagacagagggccgctgacgtggaaccatcatcacccgaacccaagaggcagagggccgctgacgtggaaccaccaccgaaacccgagaggcggagggtcgctgacATGCAACcaccgccgaaacccgagaggccgagggccgctgacgtgcaaccaccgTCGAAACCGGAGAggtggagggccgctgacgtgcaaccatcgccgaaacccgagaggcggagggccgctgacgtgcaaccaacacACGAGAGGCCTAGGgccactgacgtgcaaccatcaccgaaacccaagaggcggagggccgctgacgtgcaaccaacaccgaaacccgagaggccgagggccgctgacatggaaccatcatcacccgaacccaagaggcggagggtcgctgacgtggaaccaccaccgaaacccgagaggcagagggccgctgacgtgcaaccatcaccgaaacccgagaggccgagggccgctgacctgcAACCAttgccgaaacccgagaggccgagggcccctgacgtgcaaccatcatcacccgaacccaagaggcggagggtcgctgacgtggaaccaccaccgaaacccgagaggccgagggccgctgacgtggaaccatcatcacccgaaccccgagaggccgagggccgctgacgtgcaaccatcgccgaaacccgagaggccgagggccgctgacgtgcaaccatcgccgaaacccgagaggccgagggccgctgacgtgcaaccaactccgaaacccgagaggccgagggccgctgacgtgcaaccatcgccgaaacccgagaggcggagggctgctgacgtgcaaccatcaccgaaacccgagaagccgagggccgctgacgtgcaaccaccaccgaaacccgagaggccgagggccgctgacgtggaaccatcatcacccgaacccaagaggcggagggtcgctgacgtggaaccaccaccgaaacccgagaggccgagggccgctgacgtgcaaccaccgccgaaacccgagaggcagagggccactgacgtgcaaccaccgccaaaacccgagaggccgagggccgctgacgtgcaaccaacaccgaaacccgagaggccaagGGCCCCTGACATGGAACCACCATGCaaactcaggaggccgagggtcgctgacgtggaaccatcatcacccgaacccaagaggcggagggtcgctgacgtgcaaccaccgccgaaacccgagaggccgagggccgctgacgtgcaaccatcgccgaaacccgagaggccgagggccgctgacgtgcaaccaacaccgaaacccgagaggccgagggccgctgacgtgcaaccatcaccgagaggtggagggccgctgacgtgcaaccaccgccgaaacccgagaggcggagggccgctgacgtgcaaccaccgCCGAAACCCGAGgcgcggagggccgctgacgtgcaaccaccgccgaaacccgagaggcggagggccgctgatgTGCAACcaccgccgaaacccgagaggccgagggccgctgacatgcaaccatcatcacccgaacccaagaggcggagtttGA